Proteins encoded within one genomic window of Mesobacillus subterraneus:
- the rlmD gene encoding 23S rRNA (uracil(1939)-C(5))-methyltransferase RlmD, translating to MKKEQQKQKEHQLKIGQQKSKEQYKKGGKPADKDSHVKKTNPIKKGQQVSEGKYKKQGLQPSKDQQTAKLELKQTFPLTIKRLGINGEGVGYFKRQVVFVPGALPGEEIVAEATKVHPKFAEAKIKKIRKQSEHRIKPLCPVYDQCGGCQLQHLRYDQQLNEKRDIVIQAMERHTKLKIDDLDIRQTIGMENPWGYRNKSQFQVGEKDGKILAGLYGLNSHNLINIEQCAVQHPATTKATEIVKGILQDLKIPIYNEKKHKGLVRTIVARTGVQTGELQIVLITTQKELPKKDIIIQEIKKRLPEVNSIVQNVNGEKTSVIFGNETATLEGNDYIQETLGDLQFELSARTFFQLNPEQTVKLYNEAKAAAMLTGKEKLVDAYCGVGTIGLWMADQAGEVRGMDVIAESIEDAKKNAIKHEVNHARFYMGKAEELLPKWLKEGWRPDVIVVDPPRTGCDDEFLQTVLKIKPKSFVYVSCNPSTLAKDIMTLGSKYKVEYIQPVDMFPHTSQIESVTRLVLK from the coding sequence ATGAAAAAAGAGCAGCAAAAGCAAAAAGAGCATCAACTCAAAATAGGTCAGCAAAAGAGCAAAGAGCAGTATAAAAAAGGCGGGAAGCCAGCTGACAAAGACTCGCATGTAAAAAAAACCAATCCTATCAAAAAAGGACAGCAAGTAAGTGAAGGCAAGTATAAAAAACAGGGCCTGCAGCCGAGCAAAGACCAGCAAACCGCGAAACTGGAGCTGAAACAAACCTTCCCGCTGACGATCAAGCGTCTTGGTATCAATGGAGAAGGCGTAGGTTATTTCAAGCGCCAGGTCGTGTTTGTGCCGGGTGCTTTGCCGGGTGAGGAAATTGTTGCGGAGGCGACGAAGGTACATCCAAAGTTTGCTGAGGCGAAAATCAAGAAAATCCGCAAGCAATCAGAGCATCGGATCAAGCCGCTGTGTCCGGTCTACGACCAGTGCGGAGGCTGCCAGCTCCAGCATTTGCGCTATGACCAGCAGCTCAATGAAAAACGTGACATTGTCATCCAGGCTATGGAGCGCCATACAAAGCTGAAAATCGATGACCTGGATATCCGCCAGACTATCGGTATGGAAAACCCATGGGGTTACCGGAACAAGAGCCAGTTCCAGGTTGGCGAAAAGGACGGTAAGATACTTGCCGGTCTTTATGGCTTAAACTCGCACAACTTGATCAATATCGAGCAGTGTGCGGTCCAGCATCCGGCAACGACAAAAGCTACAGAGATTGTAAAAGGCATTCTGCAGGATTTGAAGATTCCGATTTACAATGAGAAGAAGCACAAAGGTCTCGTCCGGACAATCGTTGCCAGGACAGGTGTCCAGACCGGAGAGCTCCAAATTGTCTTGATTACGACACAGAAAGAGCTTCCGAAAAAGGACATCATCATCCAGGAAATCAAAAAGAGGCTGCCAGAGGTTAACTCGATTGTCCAAAACGTCAATGGAGAGAAAACTTCGGTCATTTTCGGAAACGAAACGGCGACTTTGGAAGGCAATGATTATATCCAGGAAACACTGGGCGACCTGCAGTTTGAATTGTCTGCACGTACATTCTTCCAGCTGAACCCGGAACAGACTGTTAAACTCTACAATGAAGCGAAGGCAGCGGCGATGCTGACAGGTAAAGAAAAGCTGGTTGATGCCTATTGCGGAGTTGGGACAATTGGATTATGGATGGCCGATCAGGCTGGAGAGGTCCGCGGAATGGACGTCATTGCAGAATCGATCGAAGATGCAAAGAAAAATGCCATCAAGCACGAGGTCAATCATGCCAGGTTCTATATGGGCAAAGCTGAGGAACTGCTTCCAAAATGGCTGAAGGAAGGCTGGAGGCCGGATGTAATTGTCGTCGATCCGCCGCGAACAGGCTGCGATGACGAATTCCTGCAGACAGTCCTAAAAATCAAACCAAAATCCTTTGTCTATGTTTCCTGCAATCCTTCAACACTTGCAAAGGATATCATGACACTCGGCTCAAAATATAAAGTTGAATACATCCAGCCAGTCGACATGTTCCCGCACACTTCTCAGATTGAGAGTGTCACGAGACTGGTACTGAAATAA
- a CDS encoding DUF421 domain-containing protein, giving the protein MFFNSWESALRLLIMGFLAYSALILLLRISGKRTLSKMNAFDLIVTVALGSTLATTLLNKNIALIEGIAAFLILIVLQFLVAWLSIRSDGFKKLIKSDPKLIFYQGKYLKENIVKERVLEVEILQAARSSGINSMDQVEAVVLETDGSISVIKKSDSQTNTLASVDQ; this is encoded by the coding sequence ATGTTTTTTAATTCTTGGGAATCGGCTTTGCGGCTACTGATTATGGGCTTTCTTGCTTATTCCGCTCTTATTTTATTGCTGCGCATTTCCGGCAAAAGAACTTTATCAAAAATGAATGCATTTGACCTGATTGTCACAGTTGCGCTCGGCTCGACCCTGGCGACCACCCTTTTGAACAAAAATATTGCGCTTATTGAAGGGATTGCGGCGTTTCTCATTTTGATTGTCCTTCAATTCCTCGTTGCGTGGCTGTCCATCCGTTCAGACGGGTTCAAAAAGCTAATCAAATCAGATCCAAAACTAATTTTTTATCAAGGGAAATATTTAAAAGAAAATATAGTAAAGGAGCGTGTGCTCGAAGTTGAAATTCTCCAGGCAGCACGTTCAAGCGGAATCAATTCAATGGATCAGGTGGAAGCTGTTGTCCTTGAAACAGACGGGAGCATCTCCGTCATAAAAAAATCAGATTCACAGACCAATACTCTGGCTAGCGTGGACCAATAA
- a CDS encoding SE1561 family protein, giving the protein MGSSINDKNTQVVFLKQRLDMFAELLEAINPEETELEDIDRMIQIVEEMDAKCREFKHRDM; this is encoded by the coding sequence TTGGGAAGTTCGATAAATGATAAAAATACGCAGGTTGTATTCTTGAAACAGCGTTTGGATATGTTTGCTGAATTGCTTGAAGCAATCAATCCTGAAGAAACGGAGCTTGAAGATATCGACCGCATGATTCAAATCGTCGAAGAAATGGACGCGAAATGCCGCGAATTCAAGCATCGCGATATGTAA
- a CDS encoding fumarate hydratase, producing MNIEKFQESMYQLIVETSTNLPKDVRRAIRAAAERENAGTRSAMSLDTITNNIKMADDNVSPICQDTGLPTFKIKTPVGANQLEMKKAIHHAIAQATKDGKLRPNSVDSLTGENSGDNLGGGTPVIKFEQWEKDYIDAHLILKGGGCENKNIQYSLPAELEGLSRAGRDLDGIRKCIMHSVYQAQGQGCSAGFIGVGIGGDRSSGYDLAKEQLFRTVDDVNPHPDLRSLEEYVLENANKLGIGTMGFGGETTLLGCKVGVMNRIPASFYVSVAYNCWAYRRLGVAVNPESGEIQDWMYQEGEKIDFAQPAAQEIAAAAEAPAEQTVVTLTAPITEEQIRELKVGDVVKIDGMMYTGRDAIHKYLSDHDSPVDLNGQVIYHCGPVMLKDDEGKWHVKAAGPTTSIREEPYQGDIMKKFGVRAVIGKGGMGAKTLAALREHGGVYLNAIGGAAQYYADCIKSVDGVDLMNFGIPEAMWHLNVEGFTAVVTMDSHGNSLHEEVEKSSLEKLAQFADRVYK from the coding sequence ATGAATATCGAAAAGTTTCAGGAAAGCATGTACCAGCTGATTGTTGAAACATCCACGAACCTGCCTAAGGATGTGCGCAGGGCAATCAGAGCAGCGGCGGAGCGCGAGAACGCGGGAACCCGTTCGGCGATGAGCCTTGATACGATTACGAATAATATTAAAATGGCTGATGACAATGTATCACCGATCTGCCAGGATACGGGCTTGCCAACCTTCAAAATCAAAACTCCGGTTGGGGCGAACCAGCTGGAAATGAAAAAAGCGATTCACCATGCAATTGCGCAGGCAACGAAGGATGGGAAATTACGTCCAAACTCCGTTGATTCACTTACAGGGGAAAATAGCGGCGACAATCTTGGCGGCGGCACTCCTGTCATCAAGTTCGAGCAATGGGAAAAGGATTATATTGACGCACACCTGATTTTAAAGGGCGGCGGCTGTGAAAATAAAAACATCCAGTACAGCCTGCCAGCTGAACTAGAAGGACTTAGCCGCGCTGGCCGTGACCTGGATGGGATCCGTAAGTGCATCATGCATTCGGTTTACCAGGCACAGGGACAAGGCTGCAGCGCTGGATTTATAGGCGTTGGGATCGGAGGCGATCGTTCTTCCGGTTACGACCTTGCGAAAGAGCAGCTGTTCCGTACGGTTGACGATGTGAATCCGCATCCTGACCTTCGCAGTCTTGAGGAATATGTACTGGAAAATGCTAACAAGCTTGGAATCGGCACGATGGGCTTTGGCGGCGAAACAACCCTCCTTGGCTGCAAAGTTGGTGTCATGAACCGTATTCCTGCTAGCTTCTATGTATCTGTAGCATACAATTGCTGGGCATACCGCCGTCTTGGTGTAGCGGTGAATCCTGAAAGTGGAGAGATTCAGGATTGGATGTACCAGGAGGGTGAGAAGATCGACTTCGCACAGCCTGCAGCCCAGGAAATCGCTGCAGCAGCTGAAGCACCAGCAGAACAAACTGTTGTTACATTGACTGCGCCAATTACAGAAGAGCAAATCCGCGAGCTTAAGGTTGGGGATGTTGTGAAAATCGACGGCATGATGTATACCGGCCGTGACGCGATTCACAAGTATCTTTCAGATCATGATTCACCAGTTGACCTGAATGGCCAGGTCATCTACCATTGTGGTCCGGTTATGCTCAAGGATGATGAAGGTAAATGGCATGTGAAGGCGGCTGGTCCAACAACAAGTATTCGTGAGGAGCCTTACCAGGGCGATATCATGAAGAAGTTCGGCGTCCGCGCTGTTATCGGTAAAGGTGGAATGGGAGCAAAGACGCTCGCTGCTTTGAGAGAACATGGCGGTGTATACCTTAATGCAATCGGCGGCGCAGCGCAGTACTACGCTGACTGCATTAAATCCGTAGACGGCGTTGACCTGATGAATTTTGGTATCCCTGAAGCCATGTGGCACCTGAACGTAGAAGGTTTTACTGCGGTTGTCACGATGGACTCACACGGAAACAGCCTGCACGAGGAAGTTGAAAAATCATCCCTTGAAAAACTGGCACAGTTCGCTGATCGAGTTTACAAATAA
- the ggt gene encoding gamma-glutamyltransferase has product MDKDMKPRSNRCDYDRETATGKIAMAASAHPIATNAGEKILREGGNAIDASIAIQFGLNVGEPMMTGIGGSGFFMVYHAESKTTKIFDGHTRAPKAAYPELFLDEEGEVVPFKVRSTKATGVGVPGILKAMEAARKEYGTKPLAELIEPAAQAAEKGVEVNWVMEEILNTFDYRLGEHAKELFQPGGKSLKEGDIYQKEHLAKTFRILQRDGIEAFYEGEIGEAIISTLKELGGIMEMSDLKEYEITIDEPVWGTYRDYKIASSNMPSAGGTTMLQILKLLEGFDLSKYNVKSWEKYYLFTEAMRIAFSDKIAFAGDPEFGEIPLEGLLSEEYLAERRKLINFDRRNDAVDFGNPWVYSAGKEINVVPQPFEPERERSETTHFTVMDKWGNIVACTSTVEHPFGSGIMVKDHGFVLNNEMTDFDAVPGGLNEVQPGKRPVSCKTPTIVFKDEKPVLTLGSPGGPTIIGSVFQTIVNVLDFGMDLKEAIEEPRIFNSTGPLIGWESGISMEAKGELESRGFEFADGPFPLGNVQAIQIDREKGLIYGAADSSREGKATGLDE; this is encoded by the coding sequence ATGGACAAGGACATGAAACCACGCTCGAACAGGTGTGATTATGATAGAGAAACAGCAACAGGTAAAATAGCTATGGCAGCTTCGGCGCACCCGATTGCTACAAATGCCGGGGAGAAGATTCTCCGAGAAGGCGGCAATGCGATTGATGCGTCCATCGCCATCCAGTTTGGACTGAATGTCGGCGAACCGATGATGACTGGCATTGGCGGTAGCGGCTTTTTCATGGTTTATCATGCCGAAAGCAAAACAACGAAGATTTTCGATGGTCATACAAGGGCGCCAAAAGCGGCATATCCAGAACTTTTTTTAGATGAAGAGGGAGAAGTTGTCCCTTTTAAAGTGAGATCGACAAAGGCGACCGGAGTAGGTGTTCCCGGAATTCTTAAAGCAATGGAAGCAGCAAGAAAGGAATACGGGACAAAGCCGCTGGCAGAATTGATCGAACCGGCTGCACAGGCAGCAGAAAAAGGTGTAGAGGTCAACTGGGTGATGGAAGAAATCCTTAATACATTTGATTATCGATTAGGCGAACATGCAAAGGAACTGTTCCAGCCAGGAGGCAAATCACTTAAAGAAGGTGACATCTACCAGAAGGAGCACCTCGCGAAAACATTCCGTATTCTTCAGCGTGATGGAATCGAGGCATTCTATGAAGGTGAGATTGGTGAAGCGATTATCTCTACCTTAAAAGAACTTGGCGGGATCATGGAAATGTCTGATCTCAAGGAGTATGAAATCACCATTGATGAACCTGTCTGGGGAACGTACCGAGACTACAAAATAGCTTCCTCTAATATGCCAAGTGCTGGCGGGACAACGATGCTGCAAATTTTAAAGCTGCTCGAGGGCTTTGATCTCAGCAAATATAATGTAAAATCGTGGGAAAAATATTATTTATTTACCGAAGCAATGAGGATTGCATTCTCAGATAAAATCGCTTTTGCTGGGGATCCTGAATTTGGGGAAATCCCGTTAGAAGGTCTGCTTAGTGAAGAGTATCTCGCGGAACGCCGGAAGCTTATTAATTTCGATAGAAGAAATGATGCTGTCGACTTTGGCAATCCGTGGGTTTATTCTGCTGGAAAAGAAATCAACGTTGTGCCCCAGCCATTCGAGCCTGAAAGGGAGAGAAGTGAAACGACTCATTTCACTGTGATGGACAAATGGGGAAATATTGTCGCTTGCACATCTACCGTTGAGCATCCATTTGGCTCTGGAATCATGGTCAAGGATCATGGATTTGTTTTAAACAACGAAATGACTGACTTTGACGCGGTCCCTGGCGGATTGAATGAGGTTCAGCCAGGCAAACGTCCCGTAAGCTGCAAAACACCGACGATTGTTTTCAAGGATGAAAAACCTGTATTGACGTTAGGCTCTCCAGGCGGTCCAACGATCATTGGCTCTGTATTCCAAACCATCGTCAATGTTCTTGATTTTGGGATGGATCTTAAAGAAGCCATTGAAGAGCCGAGGATTTTTAATAGTACCGGCCCGCTTATAGGCTGGGAATCTGGTATCAGCATGGAGGCGAAGGGGGAATTGGAATCCAGAGGCTTCGAGTTCGCTGATGGACCATTCCCGCTCGGCAACGTGCAGGCAATCCAGATTGATCGTGAAAAAGGCCTGATATATGGAGCGGCAGATTCAAGCCGCGAAGGGAAGGCTACTGGACTTGATGAATAA
- a CDS encoding YtxH domain-containing protein, translating to MSENILSNNQNSMDNNNSNSYNMNNNMYTSSTENASYDTTTGTTTYASTSGNAYSNNTSMGGYSSSYGVSSNNSSSSNGKLMKGVLIGAAIGGALTLLDSNTRTKVKDKAVNAKDTSMNVFSEVKNNPSDVKDQMMNSFKEASTILKEAISDAQNLYQRLNDDVFSKMNEAKSNSSEAMQTVMDAKNDLKEVGSKVMEAGSTAMDNPVVNSVSESSSSNTGSNGAADAYATGMESKPSDTTGLGNTSNTFTVSPENQKNDNNR from the coding sequence ATGTCTGAAAATATCCTTTCAAACAACCAGAACTCAATGGATAACAACAACTCAAACTCTTACAATATGAACAACAACATGTACACTTCATCAACGGAAAATGCTTCATATGATACAACAACTGGTACAACAACATACGCAAGCACATCAGGTAATGCGTACTCTAACAATACTTCAATGGGCGGCTACTCTAGCAGTTACGGAGTAAGTTCAAATAACTCAAGCTCGTCAAATGGCAAGCTGATGAAAGGCGTCCTTATTGGAGCGGCAATCGGAGGGGCATTGACCTTGCTTGATTCAAACACTCGTACAAAGGTGAAGGATAAGGCTGTCAATGCAAAAGACACGTCAATGAATGTGTTCAGCGAAGTCAAAAACAATCCTTCTGACGTAAAGGACCAAATGATGAACAGCTTTAAAGAAGCTTCCACTATCCTAAAGGAAGCAATTAGCGATGCGCAAAACCTTTACCAGAGACTGAACGATGATGTATTCAGCAAGATGAATGAGGCTAAGTCCAATTCTTCTGAAGCTATGCAAACAGTGATGGACGCTAAAAATGACCTTAAGGAAGTCGGATCTAAAGTGATGGAAGCAGGCTCAACTGCGATGGATAACCCGGTGGTTAACTCTGTATCTGAATCAAGCTCTTCAAATACTGGATCCAATGGTGCAGCTGATGCTTATGCTACAGGCATGGAAAGCAAGCCGTCTGATACAACAGGATTAGGAAACACTTCAAATACCTTCACTGTATCGCCTGAAAACCAGAAGAATGATAACAACCGATAA
- a CDS encoding TetR/AcrR family transcriptional regulator, translated as MNLLKNKTISNITIKEICELADINRSTFYSHFSSQYDLLNAIEEEFIEDMTATLNQYNFSKEEEALKMTEKTLEYIALKNDVCQTLLSENSDIHFQKKGMAITQEFIFKNWIRDKHFDRDTFEYINRFVVSGSIYVIKNWVEYGMDKTPREMAENHQ; from the coding sequence ACTTATTGAAAAACAAAACGATTTCCAATATCACCATAAAAGAAATCTGTGAGTTGGCAGACATCAATCGCTCCACATTTTACTCTCATTTTTCCAGTCAATATGACCTGCTGAATGCGATTGAAGAAGAATTCATTGAAGATATGACAGCGACGCTTAACCAATATAATTTTTCCAAAGAAGAAGAAGCTTTAAAAATGACAGAGAAGACCCTTGAGTATATTGCACTGAAAAACGATGTATGCCAGACACTCCTTAGCGAAAACAGTGATATCCACTTCCAGAAAAAAGGAATGGCGATCACGCAGGAATTCATCTTCAAAAACTGGATTCGCGACAAACACTTTGACCGTGATACATTTGAATATATCAATAGATTTGTCGTAAGCGGAAGTATATATGTGATTAAAAACTGGGTGGAATACGGGATGGACAAAACACCGAGAGAGATGGCAGAAAATCATCAATAA
- a CDS encoding DUF3231 family protein — protein MSEEQKIGWTSGEVGNLWNIYMANSMAACMFKHFLLHVDDEEIKDCLITADQLSKKILAELEELFTAEGMTIPNGFSDADVNEQAPRLFSDSFYLNYLDMMVKYGALYYSVALPGFSKMELRHSITNINISSLNLSNKVTEMMLKKGLHVRPPYIPITKETSFVEKQSFFNGYFGDKRSLSAMEITHLFLNIQVNAIKTILVMGFSQVAKKEEVRDYFLRGKKINIKQHNTLSQIMYKEDLPVSIPSQFMITDSTEAPYSDKLMLFHISNLSSAKVRNFGDSMAVSPRHDLAATYARFLIETANFAEDGANIQIQNGWME, from the coding sequence ATGTCAGAAGAACAAAAGATCGGTTGGACATCTGGAGAAGTAGGCAACCTTTGGAATATATATATGGCGAACTCAATGGCTGCCTGTATGTTCAAACATTTTCTATTGCACGTGGACGATGAGGAGATCAAGGATTGCCTTATAACAGCAGATCAATTGAGTAAAAAGATCCTCGCAGAATTGGAAGAACTTTTTACAGCTGAAGGAATGACCATACCAAATGGATTTTCAGATGCTGACGTAAATGAACAGGCTCCCCGGCTGTTTTCAGATAGTTTTTACCTGAACTACCTTGATATGATGGTCAAATATGGGGCGCTCTATTACAGCGTCGCGCTGCCAGGTTTCTCGAAGATGGAGCTGCGCCATTCAATCACGAACATCAATATTTCTTCACTCAATCTTTCGAATAAGGTAACTGAAATGATGCTAAAGAAGGGATTGCATGTCAGGCCACCATACATCCCGATAACAAAAGAAACGTCTTTTGTAGAAAAACAAAGCTTTTTTAATGGCTATTTTGGCGATAAAAGATCTCTATCAGCTATGGAAATAACCCATTTATTTCTGAACATCCAGGTCAATGCGATCAAAACGATTCTTGTCATGGGATTCAGCCAGGTTGCGAAGAAAGAAGAGGTAAGGGATTATTTTTTACGAGGGAAAAAAATTAATATTAAACAGCACAACACACTTTCCCAGATCATGTATAAAGAAGACTTGCCTGTATCCATTCCAAGCCAATTTATGATTACCGATTCGACTGAAGCTCCTTACTCAGATAAGCTTATGCTCTTCCACATTTCAAATCTGTCTTCCGCAAAGGTGCGGAACTTTGGAGATTCAATGGCAGTAAGTCCGCGGCATGATCTCGCGGCAACTTACGCAAGATTCCTTATTGAGACAGCGAATTTCGCTGAAGATGGGGCAAATATTCAAATCCAAAACGGCTGGATGGAATGA
- a CDS encoding DNA-3-methyladenine glycosylase family protein, translating to MWEEKVAFSGPYDFDLALSRLALDPLHSVDIEKRHVKVPLDFKNKKVVADVIGTGTLEKPEFLIRADHDKEMTLQRLTEIFQWDVKLIHIHEHFQTTELKNLFNEHYGTPLVLEFDPFSSLIKSIIHQQVNLKFAFTLTERFVKSFGEELDGVWYYPNPEKVAQLTVEQLRELQFSGRKAEYVIGIAEMAASGQLDFEKMKSMPDAEVARELIKIRGVGPWTVENFQMFALGRPNLFPMGDIGIQNALKKYFNLEEKPTPAEMEKFKEPWNPYLSYASLYLWRSIE from the coding sequence ATGTGGGAAGAAAAGGTGGCATTTTCAGGTCCATATGATTTTGATCTTGCTTTAAGCAGGCTGGCGCTCGATCCTCTTCATTCGGTGGATATAGAAAAGCGACATGTGAAGGTGCCGCTTGATTTTAAAAATAAAAAAGTCGTAGCAGATGTCATCGGAACGGGGACTCTGGAAAAGCCTGAATTCCTTATTCGTGCTGACCATGACAAAGAAATGACTCTGCAGCGTCTAACGGAAATTTTTCAATGGGATGTGAAATTAATCCACATTCATGAGCATTTTCAGACGACGGAGTTAAAAAACTTGTTCAATGAACATTATGGCACTCCGCTCGTCCTTGAATTTGATCCATTTTCAAGTCTTATCAAGAGTATTATTCATCAACAGGTCAATCTTAAGTTCGCTTTTACTTTAACAGAACGGTTCGTGAAATCTTTCGGCGAGGAACTGGATGGTGTCTGGTATTATCCGAATCCGGAAAAAGTCGCTCAACTGACAGTTGAACAGCTGCGGGAACTACAATTCAGCGGGCGGAAGGCTGAATATGTGATTGGCATTGCCGAGATGGCAGCATCCGGACAGCTTGATTTTGAAAAAATGAAGTCAATGCCTGATGCGGAAGTTGCCCGGGAATTGATCAAGATTCGCGGCGTCGGTCCATGGACGGTTGAAAACTTCCAGATGTTCGCGCTCGGGCGGCCGAATTTATTCCCGATGGGCGACATTGGCATCCAGAATGCACTGAAAAAGTATTTCAATCTTGAGGAAAAACCGACCCCTGCTGAAATGGAAAAGTTTAAAGAACCATGGAACCCTTATTTAAGCTATGCTTCGCTCTATTTATGGAGAAGCATTGAATAA
- a CDS encoding YfkD famly protein, with protein MKKAAAILVMTMVFMMSIFASGFAEEKTKKAPQPKQAEKAKYTIPNSVMNITKDNTYPNPTEDLPFLQPSELTKNLIKTSKVKIENPDLIRMLNETTINSTPFVIGYRAIVYLGEWPLNYVSSETSPNWEFQKINTNYYDNRGGNSIYQIHYVQEQQKTVKGGLTAKIKNAEEVQKMMLLKAAKKTGLPLAFETIVGAGTKKDHIYNIQPKRLGYLYAYAPAINEKGKVTYGEVYLMLKGNKKIIVVKNVVSQGIGAWIPVQDHVSFGFVSSEKPR; from the coding sequence ATGAAAAAAGCAGCAGCTATTCTTGTGATGACGATGGTTTTCATGATGTCCATATTTGCTTCCGGCTTTGCTGAAGAAAAAACGAAGAAAGCTCCACAGCCAAAGCAGGCTGAAAAAGCAAAGTATACCATTCCGAATTCGGTCATGAATATCACAAAGGACAACACCTACCCTAACCCGACGGAGGATTTGCCTTTCCTTCAGCCAAGTGAACTGACGAAGAACTTGATCAAGACATCGAAAGTGAAGATTGAGAACCCTGATTTGATCCGAATGCTGAATGAAACGACCATTAACAGCACTCCTTTTGTCATCGGCTATCGCGCGATTGTTTACCTTGGCGAATGGCCGCTGAATTATGTCTCTTCTGAAACGTCCCCAAACTGGGAGTTCCAGAAAATCAATACGAACTACTATGATAATCGCGGTGGAAATTCTATATACCAAATCCATTATGTTCAGGAGCAGCAAAAGACTGTTAAGGGCGGCTTGACGGCAAAGATCAAAAATGCCGAAGAGGTGCAAAAGATGATGCTTTTAAAAGCAGCAAAGAAAACAGGACTACCGCTTGCTTTTGAAACAATCGTCGGCGCCGGCACAAAAAAAGACCATATTTATAATATCCAGCCAAAACGCCTCGGTTACCTTTACGCCTACGCACCTGCTATAAATGAAAAGGGCAAGGTGACATATGGAGAGGTCTACTTGATGCTAAAAGGAAACAAGAAAATCATAGTCGTTAAAAATGTTGTCTCGCAGGGAATTGGTGCATGGATTCCGGTTCAGGACCATGTCAGCTTCGGTTTTGTCTCCAGCGAAAAACCAAGATAA
- the pdaA gene encoding delta-lactam-biosynthetic de-N-acetylase: MKKIFQILLASAMLLLITLPATTDAEDNSNSPLHWGFKKGRNGRQADAGRMFEVILEDHGAVYKGDKNSKDIYLTFDNGYENGYTEKILDILREEKVPAAFFVTGHYLESAPELVARMANEGHIIGNHSWHHPDMTKISEEKIKKELEMVRAETERITGKKHMTYLRPPRGIFSEKTMAAAKEAGYTHVFWSLAFVDWNTDQQKGAQYSYDKIMTQIHPGAVLLLHTVSKDNADALGKVIRDLKEQGYNFKSLDDLMLSKSGMKDPMLY; the protein is encoded by the coding sequence ATGAAAAAGATTTTTCAAATTTTGCTTGCTTCGGCGATGCTGCTGCTAATTACCTTGCCAGCGACAACGGATGCAGAGGATAACTCCAATTCACCTTTGCATTGGGGGTTCAAGAAGGGCCGCAATGGAAGGCAGGCAGATGCAGGCAGGATGTTTGAGGTCATCCTTGAAGACCACGGAGCAGTTTACAAAGGAGACAAGAATTCAAAGGATATCTATTTAACCTTCGATAACGGATATGAAAATGGCTATACTGAAAAAATCCTCGATATTTTAAGGGAGGAAAAGGTGCCTGCTGCCTTTTTCGTGACAGGGCATTATCTCGAAAGTGCTCCAGAGCTTGTTGCGCGAATGGCGAATGAAGGCCATATCATCGGCAATCATTCCTGGCACCACCCTGATATGACGAAGATCAGTGAAGAGAAGATTAAAAAGGAACTGGAAATGGTCAGAGCTGAAACCGAGAGAATCACAGGGAAAAAGCATATGACGTATTTGCGGCCCCCACGGGGGATTTTCAGCGAAAAGACGATGGCAGCTGCGAAGGAAGCCGGATACACCCATGTTTTCTGGTCGCTCGCTTTCGTTGACTGGAATACCGACCAGCAAAAAGGCGCTCAATACTCTTATGATAAAATCATGACGCAGATCCACCCAGGCGCAGTCCTGCTTTTGCACACCGTATCCAAGGATAACGCTGATGCACTGGGAAAAGTAATCAGGGATTTGAAAGAACAAGGCTACAATTTTAAAAGCCTTGATGATTTGATGCTAAGCAAGAGCGGAATGAAGGATCCGATGTTGTACTGA